The Streptomyces sp. NBC_01426 genome includes a region encoding these proteins:
- a CDS encoding DUF4209 domain-containing protein, whose product MPQVEPCVLDVLTEAAANAASCEDIAAVLAAADTGTNAAAEQQRDALLAALRLRPAGTGRAQTFTGIVLGRPPAGLSDVAADQMETWSAYAEAVTNSFVRGRLHHLLLVAGHGRKVDRIRGAAAGYLDAVPILLAARKRFPGLVGATECLRWAGDLARTYNQTDLCKRVTDDTVALAERVLAAPEDETAIMADLLEGLRVQRYDITDFAERAARRYAGDVHARVGFLKLIRAEASEFRRVGIDTEIVSALLDAADADTGFRRHNLLTQAATIARDRGLPELRVRAEMALQQTDPDSLGWTRIRRPLIPPPGLFAGARAHVDAAPSLRDALWRTAQDAHPAMREHPDDVGLLDGLLRIPRTRINTAGPVQVAPPVAAADDHLVGLQVLAMDFLGHLAAHQLDHIHERFDPDEAELIGALAHGAVLPEARARTLAYAFRYFWLGEFDAAVCIALPQVEQILRQLLRWQVSILSVAKGESPGTVDQLGGLLRSMPAAGYPADWSRALELLLVDPDRGMNLRNDVCHGLIDTPPKHRVALILQAALYLLSYAHGHRTLAPPAP is encoded by the coding sequence ATGCCGCAAGTAGAACCGTGTGTGCTCGACGTGCTCACGGAAGCGGCGGCGAACGCCGCTTCCTGCGAGGACATCGCCGCCGTCCTCGCGGCCGCGGACACCGGCACGAACGCGGCCGCCGAGCAGCAGCGCGATGCGCTACTCGCCGCGCTGCGTCTCCGACCCGCCGGGACTGGCAGGGCGCAGACGTTCACCGGGATCGTCCTCGGCCGGCCGCCTGCGGGCCTGTCCGACGTCGCCGCCGACCAGATGGAGACCTGGAGCGCGTACGCCGAGGCCGTGACCAACTCCTTTGTCCGGGGACGCCTCCATCACCTTCTGCTCGTCGCAGGACACGGTCGCAAGGTCGACCGCATCCGGGGCGCGGCCGCCGGGTACCTGGACGCGGTGCCGATTTTGCTCGCCGCCCGCAAGCGCTTCCCCGGCCTGGTGGGTGCGACCGAGTGTCTGCGCTGGGCCGGAGACCTCGCCCGGACCTATAACCAGACCGACCTGTGCAAGCGCGTCACCGACGACACGGTCGCCCTGGCCGAGCGAGTCCTTGCCGCTCCCGAGGACGAGACGGCGATCATGGCTGATCTCCTGGAGGGGCTGCGTGTCCAGCGCTACGACATCACCGACTTCGCAGAACGCGCCGCCCGTCGGTACGCCGGCGATGTGCACGCCCGCGTCGGATTCCTCAAGCTGATACGGGCAGAAGCGTCCGAGTTCCGCCGAGTCGGCATCGACACCGAGATCGTCAGCGCCCTCCTCGACGCCGCCGATGCCGACACGGGGTTCCGTCGCCACAACCTGCTGACCCAGGCCGCGACCATCGCGCGGGATCGAGGTCTGCCCGAGCTGAGGGTGCGTGCCGAGATGGCCCTGCAACAGACCGATCCGGACTCCCTGGGATGGACTCGAATCCGTCGCCCGCTCATCCCCCCGCCGGGACTTTTCGCCGGGGCCCGGGCGCACGTCGACGCCGCCCCAAGCCTGCGAGACGCACTGTGGCGAACCGCGCAAGACGCCCATCCGGCGATGCGCGAGCACCCCGACGACGTGGGCCTCCTGGACGGTCTGCTCCGGATCCCGCGCACGCGCATCAACACCGCCGGACCCGTCCAGGTCGCTCCGCCCGTCGCCGCCGCCGACGACCACCTCGTCGGACTGCAGGTCCTCGCGATGGACTTCCTCGGGCACCTCGCCGCCCATCAGCTCGACCACATCCACGAGCGCTTCGATCCGGACGAGGCCGAGCTGATCGGCGCCCTCGCCCATGGCGCCGTCTTGCCGGAGGCGCGCGCCCGAACGCTGGCCTACGCCTTCCGGTACTTCTGGCTGGGGGAGTTCGACGCAGCGGTATGCATCGCCCTGCCTCAGGTGGAGCAGATCCTCAGACAGCTCCTGCGCTGGCAAGTCTCGATCTTGTCCGTGGCCAAGGGCGAGTCCCCCGGGACCGTCGACCAGCTGGGAGGACTCCTCCGCAGCATGCCGGCCGCCGGGTATCCCGCGGACTGGAGCCGCGCCCTGGAGTTGCTCCTGGTCGACCCCGACCGCGGGATGAACCTGCGCAACGACGTTTGCCACGGCCTGATCGACACCCCGCCCAAGCACCGCGTCGCGCTCATCCTCCAGGCGGCGCTGTACCTGCTCAGCTACGCCCACGGGCATCGAACCCTCGCCCCGCCCGCTCCCTGA
- a CDS encoding SNF2-related protein, with amino-acid sequence MSIDRLQPISPAALAARTSGPGIPASRTAPRADGTSSMSTDAFRAALKRGIARDAAPTVAAAAAAEAARRLTQGRLEVSDLRVLLLETPGSEVWAAVRRAALTTVTASPELAPSIISMHAQLLRLPAATVREGQDAGSQDGFHAQATLTVDDQQISGSIQCSRTRKGARQQAMTTLIAAIAGLPDPLADRAVEAWGASASPAVPPPAPAPRAGSAPAAGRSPISVLHEFAQAGHTTTPDFRVTGAASAFTATVTAVHRGQKLAATGEGTSKQSARAAAASSLLEMLQQALAADVPPAPAPEPPTPSNAPALLPPLGLARTQEPPPAVPASAAELFRAHHVLEQALADGVALTLLPARHPAHSTWMIFRPDGVPLPDLELLPAPLQPVTRDLVLAGTGGIMPRRATVTGMAVPLRLALPLILDPRQGEHASVTGWRHPLRLALTCVAQQRVHPALTDQGQGCWRIGPITEALHTAVTDVAALMAPEGHCLLAGTNPIRVPSPEHAVWPLLDAVADTMLRTPGTPTLLGSGPHTGPAGQDAEATPELWRWADAIEDTVDPHPTPRLVLRIKEPDTAGTVPSAPAVLHLAAPDQQDTVAAITVWDGAQHTRAELTPAALPAVRRALRRAARHYPPLAHLAAQERPHRISLTAPDLARLHDHATAPLAESGITVQWPPTLLGALTATAVIGTHDPGDEDESPTGGGYLALERLVDCRWHINLDGDPLTEQEMTALADAAWPLIQLRGRWLLVDADTARRARARDLAPLPSLDALTAALSGTLTLNGEALEARPAGALATLVGTLRGAPDETRAVPPPAALKATLRHYQQRALTWLANMVDLGFGTLLADDMGLGKTLTTIALHLNRIETTRAAGPTLVVCPASLIANWEREITRFAPSTTVVRYHGAGRTLDRDALDPNTVVITTYGTVRRDTTSLAAAEWGLVIADEAQHIKNPTSATAKALRTVPARGRIAVTGTPVENNITELWAILDWTNPSLFGTRKAFRTRYGAVEKDSASPAAAQLARLVGPFMLRRRKTDPGIAPELPGKVHHHRIVALTEEQIGLYEASVRDTMDKIATSTGIQRRGLVLKLLQALRQICNTPSLYLKEPLEDADPAGLACRSGKLAALDDLMPTLAERGEASLIFTGYVQMGRILEHHLRARGRSVRFLHGGTPPARRQDLVDAFQNDPDPAPVFVLSVKAAGTGLTLTRAEHVVHYDRPWNPAVEDQATDRAHRIGQHRTVQVHHLITEGTVEDHINELLARKRALTEAVLTSGESALADLDDTELNALVALAAR; translated from the coding sequence TTGTCCATCGACCGCCTGCAGCCCATCAGCCCCGCAGCGCTGGCCGCTCGTACGTCCGGACCCGGCATCCCCGCCTCACGCACCGCACCCCGTGCCGACGGCACCTCCTCGATGAGTACCGACGCCTTCCGCGCAGCACTGAAGCGCGGCATCGCGCGCGATGCCGCGCCAACCGTTGCCGCGGCGGCGGCCGCCGAAGCGGCGCGCCGGCTCACTCAGGGCCGCCTGGAGGTATCCGACCTGCGGGTGCTGCTCCTGGAGACCCCCGGCTCGGAGGTCTGGGCGGCGGTTCGCCGTGCAGCGCTCACCACGGTCACCGCCAGCCCGGAACTGGCGCCGAGCATCATCTCCATGCACGCTCAGCTGCTCCGGCTGCCGGCGGCGACCGTCCGCGAGGGCCAGGACGCCGGGAGCCAGGACGGCTTTCACGCGCAGGCCACGCTCACGGTCGACGACCAGCAGATCAGCGGCAGCATTCAGTGCTCCCGCACCCGCAAGGGCGCCCGGCAGCAGGCCATGACCACGCTCATCGCGGCGATCGCCGGCCTTCCCGACCCGCTCGCCGACCGTGCCGTAGAGGCATGGGGCGCATCTGCCAGCCCCGCCGTCCCGCCGCCAGCCCCGGCACCTCGCGCCGGCTCGGCACCCGCTGCGGGCCGCAGCCCCATCTCGGTCCTTCACGAGTTCGCCCAGGCCGGGCACACCACGACACCCGACTTCCGGGTCACGGGGGCCGCTTCCGCCTTCACCGCCACAGTCACCGCCGTCCACCGCGGGCAGAAACTCGCCGCGACGGGAGAGGGAACGAGCAAACAGAGCGCCCGCGCGGCCGCGGCCAGCAGCCTCCTGGAAATGCTTCAGCAAGCACTGGCCGCCGACGTCCCCCCAGCTCCCGCGCCCGAGCCTCCCACCCCGTCCAACGCCCCGGCGCTGCTTCCACCGCTCGGCCTCGCCCGTACACAGGAGCCACCCCCCGCCGTTCCCGCCAGCGCAGCCGAGTTGTTCCGCGCGCACCACGTCCTCGAGCAGGCCCTGGCCGACGGCGTGGCGCTCACCCTGCTGCCCGCCCGCCACCCCGCCCACAGCACCTGGATGATCTTCCGGCCCGACGGCGTACCGCTCCCCGACCTCGAACTACTGCCGGCGCCCCTTCAGCCGGTCACCCGCGACCTCGTCCTGGCCGGGACCGGTGGCATCATGCCGCGCCGCGCCACCGTGACCGGCATGGCCGTCCCGCTCCGACTCGCCCTCCCCCTGATCCTCGATCCCCGCCAGGGAGAGCACGCCTCGGTCACCGGATGGCGCCACCCTCTGCGCCTGGCCCTCACGTGCGTGGCGCAGCAGCGCGTCCACCCCGCCCTGACCGACCAAGGCCAGGGCTGCTGGCGCATCGGCCCGATCACCGAAGCCCTGCACACCGCCGTCACCGACGTCGCCGCGCTGATGGCCCCCGAAGGACACTGCCTCCTCGCCGGTACCAACCCCATCCGCGTCCCGTCCCCCGAACACGCGGTGTGGCCCCTGCTCGACGCCGTCGCCGACACCATGCTCCGCACCCCCGGCACCCCCACCCTCCTGGGATCCGGCCCCCACACCGGGCCCGCCGGCCAGGACGCCGAGGCGACACCCGAGTTGTGGAGGTGGGCGGACGCGATCGAGGACACCGTCGATCCCCACCCCACCCCGCGCCTGGTGCTGCGCATCAAGGAACCCGACACCGCGGGCACCGTCCCGTCCGCACCTGCCGTCCTGCACCTCGCCGCCCCCGACCAGCAGGACACCGTTGCAGCGATCACTGTCTGGGACGGGGCTCAGCACACCCGGGCCGAGCTCACCCCCGCCGCCCTGCCCGCTGTACGCCGCGCGCTGCGCCGGGCCGCCCGCCACTACCCGCCCCTGGCGCACCTCGCCGCCCAGGAACGCCCCCACCGCATCTCCCTGACCGCCCCAGACCTGGCCCGCCTCCACGACCACGCCACCGCCCCGCTCGCCGAGTCCGGCATCACCGTGCAGTGGCCCCCCACCCTCCTCGGCGCCCTCACCGCCACCGCCGTCATCGGCACCCACGACCCCGGCGACGAGGACGAGTCCCCGACGGGTGGCGGATACCTCGCACTGGAACGCCTGGTGGACTGCCGCTGGCACATCAACCTCGACGGTGACCCGCTGACCGAGCAGGAGATGACCGCGCTGGCCGACGCCGCGTGGCCGCTGATCCAACTGCGAGGCCGCTGGCTCCTGGTCGACGCCGACACCGCTCGCCGCGCCCGCGCCCGAGACCTCGCGCCCCTGCCATCCCTCGACGCGCTGACCGCGGCCCTGTCCGGCACCCTCACCCTCAATGGCGAAGCCCTCGAAGCCCGGCCCGCCGGCGCCCTGGCCACCCTGGTCGGCACGCTGCGCGGCGCCCCCGACGAGACCCGGGCCGTGCCCCCGCCGGCCGCCCTGAAAGCGACGCTGCGCCACTACCAGCAGCGCGCCCTGACCTGGCTCGCGAACATGGTCGACCTGGGCTTCGGCACGCTGCTCGCGGACGACATGGGCCTCGGCAAGACCCTGACGACCATCGCCCTGCACCTGAACCGCATCGAGACCACCCGCGCCGCCGGCCCGACGCTAGTGGTCTGCCCGGCCTCCCTGATCGCGAACTGGGAGCGCGAGATCACCCGCTTCGCGCCCTCCACCACGGTCGTGCGCTACCACGGCGCCGGCCGGACCCTCGACCGTGACGCCCTCGACCCCAACACAGTCGTCATCACCACCTACGGCACCGTCCGCCGTGACACCACCTCCCTCGCCGCCGCCGAGTGGGGACTGGTCATCGCGGACGAGGCCCAGCACATCAAGAACCCCACCTCGGCCACTGCCAAGGCACTGCGCACCGTGCCCGCCCGCGGCCGGATCGCGGTCACCGGCACCCCGGTGGAGAACAACATCACCGAGCTGTGGGCCATCCTCGACTGGACCAACCCCTCCCTCTTCGGCACCCGCAAAGCCTTCCGCACCCGCTACGGCGCCGTGGAGAAGGACTCCGCCTCACCGGCCGCCGCGCAACTCGCCCGGCTCGTCGGCCCGTTCATGCTGCGACGGCGCAAGACGGACCCCGGCATCGCCCCCGAACTGCCCGGCAAAGTGCACCACCACCGCATCGTCGCCCTCACCGAAGAACAGATCGGCCTGTACGAGGCATCCGTCCGCGACACCATGGACAAGATCGCCACCAGCACCGGAATCCAGCGCCGCGGCCTCGTCCTCAAACTGCTCCAGGCCCTGCGCCAGATCTGCAACACCCCCAGCCTCTACCTCAAGGAGCCGCTGGAGGACGCCGACCCGGCGGGCCTCGCCTGCCGCTCGGGCAAGCTGGCGGCCCTGGACGACCTCATGCCCACCCTGGCCGAGCGCGGCGAAGCGTCTCTGATCTTCACGGGATACGTGCAGATGGGCCGCATCCTTGAGCACCACCTCCGGGCCCGCGGCCGCTCGGTGCGTTTCCTCCACGGCGGAACGCCCCCGGCCCGCCGCCAGGACCTCGTCGACGCCTTCCAGAACGACCCGGACCCGGCCCCGGTCTTCGTGCTGTCGGTCAAGGCGGCCGGCACCGGACTCACCCTCACCCGGGCCGAGCACGTCGTCCACTACGACCGGCCCTGGAACCCCGCCGTCGAGGACCAGGCGACCGACCGCGCCCACCGCATCGGCCAGCACCGCACCGTCCAGGTCCACCACCTGATCACCGAGGGCACCGTGGAAGACCACATCAACGAACTCCTCGCCCGCAAACGCGCCCTGACCGAGGCGGTCCTCACCTCCGGCGAGAGCGCCCTCGCCGACCTCGACGACACCGAACTCAACGCGCTCGTGGCCCTGGCCGCCCGATGA